TTCCCGATTCGGGGACGGCTCGAGAAACTGAGTCGATCGACGCTCGCTGTGGCGTCGCGGTCACTCGTCGCTCGCGCTGGCTCGATCGAGACCGCAGCCGTATTCCCGAATCGACTCGTCGTCGACGGCCTCGAGCAGGATTTCGTCGTCGATCGCCGCCGCGAGCCGTCGCTGGCCGCGTTCGGCGCGACGATCCGCGGTTTCGGGATCGACGTAGGTCTTCTCGCGGTCGGCCGCGTAGGCCTCGGCGAGCCGCCGGATCTCGCTACGCTCGTAGTCGTCGGGGGCCTCGACATCGAAGAGTTCGACCCAGCGTTCGGGATCGGCCCACTCATCCCGTCGATCGGCGGCGTCGCGTCGCCAGTCGTAGCGGTCCGCGAAGCGGCCCCAGTATCCGTCCTTCCGGCGCAGATCTCGGAACAGTGCCCGGGCAGCCGTTGCCCCATGGCCGGCCGCGATGATGGCCTGATCACCGCAGCCGGCGAGCGGGCCGGCGACGTAGAGCCCGTCGATCGGGGTCCGGCCGTCGTCGGCCGGATAGTCGCGATCGAACCGTTCTGCCGTCTCGCCGTCCTGTTCCTCGACGGTGAACAGCGCGTCGTCGTCGAGTCCGCGGAGGTACGCGCCGTCGTACTTCGTCGCGGCGATCACGAACCGGGCCGTCACGGGGTCGCCGTCCTGTGGCTCGAGTCGAAAGCCGCCGTCCGCGAGCGACGTGACCGATTCCACGAGATCCTCGCGGATTCGACACCCTGCCGCTGCCGCGTGATCGCGTGCCAGCTCGAGGAACGTTTCGACGTCGATCCCGCAGGGGAAGCCGAGGTAGTTCTCGAGGGACGCACACCGCCGTAAGGAGGACGGTCCCCGATCGAAGAGCAGCGTCTCCAGATCGCCTCGAGCGGTGAAGACGCCGGCGGCACAACCGGCCGGACCGCCGCCGACGACGGCGACGTCGGTATCGAACCCTCGAGCGTCGTCGCCCACCTGTTCGGCGTCGGTATCCATCTCAGACCCCGTCGGTGATGATTCGCGCCAGGCGCTGGCGGTCGAACAGCCGTTCGTCGGCCGGGATCTCGGGATAGGACTCGCCCGAGTCGTAGCCCGGCCACGCGCCGAAGCGCTCGGGGTAGAGCTGTTTGGCCGTCATCTCGAGCTGGAAGAGGTTCATGATCGGTCCCTGATAGCGCATCCCGCTGGCGACGACGCGGTCGTTCCGTACCGCCGTCAACTCGCTGCCGGCGGGATCGGACTCCATCCGTCTTCGGACGTTCTCGATAGCGTACTGCGGCGTGATCCCCCAGAGGTGGAGGATGACGTCCGGATCGGCATCGAGCATCGTTTCGTAGCTGATCTCGCCCCAGTCGCCCGACCACTCCATGTCGGCGAGGGCGTCGCGAGCCCCGAGCGGCCGCGTCTCCGCCTGCCAGAAGCCGGGCGTGTTGAGGTGATAGGCGTAGAACACCCCGTCTCCCAGCGTGACCCTCGCGACCGTCGGCCGATCGCTCTCGGGCGGGAGGTTCGACTCGATGTGGTCCCGCGTCTCGTCGTAGAGTTCGGCGAGCGCCTCGTAGCGGCCTTGCTCCTGGAAGACGGCCGCGACCTTTTCGAAGAGTTCCCAGAGGGTGTAGTACTCGTAACTGTCCGCGTAGGCCGGTGCCGGGTCGCTGTGAACGCCGCTGTGGAAGTTACCGAGCCACGGGCCGATCGTCTCGGCGATCTCCGAGACATCGGACGCGGTCCAGTCGTCGTCGGTCTTCACCACGTACGACGGATCGAGGAAGTGAACGTCGCTGTCGACGGCGTACAACTGTTCCTCGCTGAGTCCGCCGTCGAGGGGGTTCTGAAGTCCTTCCCACTCGAAGGAGACGCCCTCGAGTCGGTCGTAGAAGGCGTTCATCGTCGAGCCGGACATATCGGGTGCGAAGAGCGTCTCGACCGCGTCACCGTGGCCGAGCGCGACCGCCATGTCCGCGTACTGCGGGAAGGTGACGAACGCGCTTTCGGGAACGGCGTCGAACTCGACGTCGCCCATCGGGGCCATCGATACCGTGTACGAATCGGATCCGGTCTCGGAGCGACCGTCGCTTTCGCTGACGCAGCCGGCCAGCGCCGCGCTCCCGGCCGCGATTCCCGTCGCGACGAACGATCGGCGACTCCGGCTCGCGTTTCCTGTCGCTTGCATGGTTTTTAGGCCACCCTAATAATTAAAAAGCCGTTCGATTTTAGGGCAGCCAAAATCACCGGGCGGCGAGTCACCGTCGGAGTCACTTCGCTCGGACGGGGTCGTTATTCCGAGAACGCGTAGGTGACCGTGACGCTCGCAGTCACGCTGACGGGATCCGCGTCGATCTCGGTCGGCGGCGCTGCCTCCGCCGCCGCGTCGCCGCTGGCAGCGGTTTCGAGCCGAACCGGATGGACCTGAACGTCACCGGTCGTGACTGCCGTCGTTCCCGCGAGGTCGACCTCGCGGTTGTCCGCGATGTGGCTCGCTTCGTCGTCGGCGTTCGCCAGCGCGGCGTCGATCGCGTCCTTCCGGAGGGCGGAGCGGGTCTCCTCCTGTAGCGTGAAGTTCACGCGGCCGACGTCGTCGGCACCGGCCTCGATCGACGCGTCGATGACCTCGCCGACGCGGTCGACATCGGTGACCGTCACCTCGAACGAGTG
This portion of the Natrinema salinisoli genome encodes:
- a CDS encoding thioredoxin reductase, whose amino-acid sequence is MDTDAEQVGDDARGFDTDVAVVGGGPAGCAAGVFTARGDLETLLFDRGPSSLRRCASLENYLGFPCGIDVETFLELARDHAAAAGCRIREDLVESVTSLADGGFRLEPQDGDPVTARFVIAATKYDGAYLRGLDDDALFTVEEQDGETAERFDRDYPADDGRTPIDGLYVAGPLAGCGDQAIIAAGHGATAARALFRDLRRKDGYWGRFADRYDWRRDAADRRDEWADPERWVELFDVEAPDDYERSEIRRLAEAYAADREKTYVDPETADRRAERGQRRLAAAIDDEILLEAVDDESIREYGCGLDRASASDE
- a CDS encoding ABC transporter substrate-binding protein, producing MQATGNASRSRRSFVATGIAAGSAALAGCVSESDGRSETGSDSYTVSMAPMGDVEFDAVPESAFVTFPQYADMAVALGHGDAVETLFAPDMSGSTMNAFYDRLEGVSFEWEGLQNPLDGGLSEEQLYAVDSDVHFLDPSYVVKTDDDWTASDVSEIAETIGPWLGNFHSGVHSDPAPAYADSYEYYTLWELFEKVAAVFQEQGRYEALAELYDETRDHIESNLPPESDRPTVARVTLGDGVFYAYHLNTPGFWQAETRPLGARDALADMEWSGDWGEISYETMLDADPDVILHLWGITPQYAIENVRRRMESDPAGSELTAVRNDRVVASGMRYQGPIMNLFQLEMTAKQLYPERFGAWPGYDSGESYPEIPADERLFDRQRLARIITDGV
- a CDS encoding SIMPL domain-containing protein; its protein translation is MDRRQFLAASSVGLAATMAGCAENALSSTDPETEANTSAGGGEITVSASGEVDADPDRAVVSVGVQATGESADAVTDELATGADRLREAFDDLGIPEENVEEGRFRVHPVHGRDAEGFEGSHSFEVTVTDVDRVGEVIDASIEAGADDVGRVNFTLQEETRSALRKDAIDAALANADDEASHIADNREVDLAGTTAVTTGDVQVHPVRLETAASGDAAAEAAPPTEIDADPVSVTASVTVTYAFSE